The sequence TCAACGTGGCAATCGTCTGCGTCGGCTGCTTGAAGATCGTGACAATCACCCACGGGGCGAACGTGATGAACAACTGCTTGCGCGATCCGTACAGAATGTTCAACGCATAGAACAGCCGGTACTCCTTGCGCAACGTCAGGAAGATTCGGGCCTGCCCGCTTTCCTCCGGCTGCATGGCGTACAACAGCGCCGTCGCGGCCGCGAATCCGATGGTGGCGGCGAGGAACGCGTGATCATAATTCAGGCCCAGATACTTGAACCCGATAAACACCAGGAAACTCCCCGCAATGGCCGCCAGGTTGCGGATGGCGTTCAACTGCCCCAACCGCCGGCCAATCCGGCCCTCCTCCGCCAACTCCATCCCGATCGTCTGTGCCACGGGCATGAACAGATGCTGGCCCAGGCTGTAGAGAAAGAGCGTGACCATCATGACCCCATACGTGGGCGAGGCAAACCCGACCAGCAGACTCCCCACCAACCCCAACAACATCGCCACCACTCCCAACCGGCGGCTGCACAGAAACGACAGCGCCGCTGTGACAAACACCACCAGGAACCCCGGCAACTCCCGGGGAAACTCCAAGAAAGACCGCTGGAACCCCGTCAGTGCAAACCGCTCATTGAGATAATTATTGAACACCGCATCCACCACGCT comes from Verrucomicrobiota bacterium and encodes:
- a CDS encoding MFS transporter, whose translation is MRWPAGRKEMVCGLTIRGARGKTTGAMMRVWTWLARYAGGSRELRLFALGSFAMGMAYSVVDAVFNNYLNERFALTGFQRSFLEFPRELPGFLVVFVTAALSFLCSRRLGVVAMLLGLVGSLLVGFASPTYGVMMVTLFLYSLGQHLFMPVAQTIGMELAEEGRIGRRLGQLNAIRNLAAIAGSFLVFIGFKYLGLNYDHAFLAATIGFAAATALLYAMQPEESGQARIFLTLRKEYRLFYALNILYGSRKQLFITFAPWVIVTIFKQPTQTIATLMTAGGIIGIVFQPLLGWVTDRHGERFVLAWEAALLVVVCFGYGFSRFLFSESIAFWLTCGFYLMDQMLMSVGMARAMYIKKIALQPADIQAALTAGITIDHVFSISVALLGGVIWNACGYQYVFLLGVAIALINLVVALRLPPLHSRAGQGMN